From the Saccharomycodes ludwigii strain NBRC 1722 chromosome I, whole genome shotgun sequence genome, one window contains:
- the RPA12 gene encoding DNA-directed RNA polymerase I core subunit RPA12 (similar to Saccharomyces cerevisiae YJR063W | RPA12 | RNA Polymerase A) → MSVVGSLIFCVECGNLLDNSNNNSSSLDCSQCEASYPKSNFKNLKVITKTAQDAFPSKLHAKKSVVKTSLKKNELNGSGSGAIIKEKCPQCGNDEMSYHTLQLRSADEGATVFYTCTSCGYRTRTNN, encoded by the coding sequence atGTCAGTAGTTggttctttaattttttgtgtAGAATGTGGTAATCTATTGGATAACTCAAATAACAATTCTTCAAGTTTGGATTGTTCACAATGTGAGGCAAGTTATCCCAAgtcaaattttaaaaatttaaaagttatCACGAAAACAGCACAAGATGCATTCCCCTCGAAATTACATGCGAAAAAATCAGTAGTGAAAACTAGCTTAAAGAAGAATGAATTGAATGGCAGTGGATCAGGAGCCATCATTAAGGAAAAATGTCCTCAATGTGGTAACGATGAAATGAGCTATCATACCTTACAACTAAGATCTGCTGATGAAGGTGCTACTGTTTTTTACACTTGTACTTCGTGTGGCTATAGAACTAGAACAAATAATTAG
- the CCT5 gene encoding chaperonin-containing T-complex subunit CCT5 (similar to Saccharomyces cerevisiae YJR064W | CCT5 | Chaperonin Containing TCP-1) — translation MAAPQHQQVPMPDLSNAIVAQDEMGRPFIIVRDQSNKRRQHGLEAKKSHIFAARAVCDIIKSSLGPRGLDKILISPDGDITITNDGATILSQMELDNEIAKLLVELSKSQDDEIGDGTTGVVVLASSLLDQALELIEKGIHPIKIANGFDEACKIAVKHLDTIGQDLFNVDRKNFIDMLYKVASTSLNSKIVSKEHHKFASMAVDAIVSVVDWERKDVDFELIKLEGRVGGSLKDSKLINGVLLDKDFSHPQMPKKIVPKEGQDSVKLAILTCPFEPPKPKTKHKLDISTVQEYEKLQNYEQDKFKEMITFVKDSGADVVICQWGFDDEANHLLLQNELPAVRWVGGQELELIAIATNGRIVPRFQDLSAEKLGKCSSVSELEFGTTKDRMLVIENEHKKNKDDKYTNMVTCFIRGSNKMIVDEAKRALHDSLCAVRNLCKDSRIVYGGGAAEVSMSLAVSEEADKQRGIDQYAFRGFAKALDSIPMTLAENSGLDPIEVLSSIKSAQARENISNLGVDCLGNNTNDMEELFVVDPLVGKKQQILLATQLCRMILKIDNVIISGKDNY, via the coding sequence ATGGCAGCTCCTCAACATCAACAAGTCCCTATGCCTGATTTATCCAACGCAATTGTAGCACAGGATGAGATGGGCAGaccatttattattgtcagagaccaatcaaataaaagaagaCAACATGGACTAGAGGCTAAAAAATCCCATATTTTTGCAGCAAGAGCTGTCTGTGACATTATTAAATCATCTTTAGGACCAAGAGGTTtagataaaattttaattagcCCAGATGGCGACATCACGATCACAAACGATGGCGCTACCATTCTATCCCAGATGGAGTTGGACAATGAAATTGCTAAATTATTAGTTGAATTATCCAAGTCGCAAGATGATGAGATTGGTGATGGTACTACTGGTGTAGTTGTTTTAGCTTCATCTCTATTGGACCAAGCTCTGgaattaattgaaaaaggTATTCATCCAATTAAAATTGCCAATGGTTTCGATGAGGCTTGTAAAATTGCTGTTAAACATCTAGATACTATTGGTCAGGACTTATTCAATGTcgatagaaaaaattttattgacATGTTATATAAAGTGGCTTCCACTTCTCTAAATTCTAAAATTGTCTCCAAGGAGCACCACAAGTTTGCATCTATGGCTGTTGACGCCATTGTTTCTGTTGTTGATTGGGAACGTAAGGATGTAGATTTTGAACTGATTAAGTTGGAAGGTAGAGTTGGTGGTTCGCTAAAAGATAGCAAACTAATCAATGGTGTTTTATTAGATAAAGATTTTTCACATCCTCAAATGCCAAAGAAGATTGTTCCTAAAGAGGGGCAAGATTCTGTCAAATTAGCTATATTAACTTGCCCGTTTGAACCGCCAAAACCTAAGACTAAACACAAGTTAGATATTTCTACTGTTCAGGAATATGAGAAATTACAAAACTACGAGCAagataaatttaaagagATGATCACTTTTGTTAAAGACTCGGGAGCAGATGTAGTAATATGTCAGTGGGGGTTCGATGATGAGGCTAACCATTTATTGTTACAGAATGAACTACCTGCTGTTAGATGGGTTGGTGGTCAGGAGTTAGAATTAATTGCTATCGCCACCAATGGTCGTATAGTTCCACGTTTCCAAGATTTGTCGGCTGAAAAATTGGGCAAATGTTCTTCTGTTTCTGAATTGGAATTTGGTACCACAAAAGATCGTATGTTAGTAATTGAAAACGAACATAAGAAAAACAAGGATGATAAATACACAAATATGGTCACCTGTTTCATTAGAGGTTCCAACAAGATGATTGTGGACGAGGCTAAAAGAGCTTTACACGATTCCTTATGCGCAGTTCGTAATTTATGCAAGGACTCAAGGATTGTTTATGGTGGTGGTGCTGCGGAAGTTTCTATGTCATTGGCCGTTTCAGAAGAAGCTGACAAACAAAGAGGCATTGATCAGTATGCTTTCCGTGGATTTGCTAAGGCTTTGGACTCTATTCCAATGACTTTAGCTGAAAACAGTGGTTTAGATCCAATAGAAGTTTTATCTAGCATTAAAAGTGCGCAAGCAAgagaaaatatttctaatcTCGGTGTTGACTGCCTAggtaataataccaatgaTATGGAAGAGTTGTTTGTGGTCGATCCATTGGTTGgcaaaaaacaacaaatattGTTGGCCACACAACTATGTAGAATGATCTTGAAAATAGATAATGTAATTATAAGCGGTAAAGACAactattaa
- the ARP3 gene encoding actin-related protein 3 (similar to Saccharomyces cerevisiae YJR065C | ARP3 | Actin-Related Protein) gives MSYLNNPAVVMDNGTGLTKLGFAGNDSPSWVFPTAIATSSGNGNSGSTMLKKTSVMDNEGAVSNNGPQSIKAYLTPNSTSATSFNNLSSNALLSNNLAGKRGTEDLDFYIGNEALIASQGAGYSLSYPIRHGQVDNWDHMERFWENSIFKYLRTEPEDHCFLLTEPPLNPPENREQVAEIFFESFNCAGLYIAVQAVLALAASWTSPKVTDRSLTGTVIDSGDGVTHVIPVAEGYVIGSAIKNIPIAGRDITLFIQQLLRERGEADTSLKTAERIKQEYCYVCPDIVKEFNKFDRDSSKFAQFVVENQEKTQKKIIDVGYERFLAPEIFFNPEIASSDFLIPLPNLVDQTIQACPIDVRKGLYRNIVLSGGSTMFKDYGRRLQRDLKSLVNARIQQSELLSGTKSTGVDVEVISHRRQRNAVWFGGSLLAQTAEFKSHCHTKKDYDEYGPAIVRNFSLFNMV, from the coding sequence ATGTCATACTTAAATAATCCAGCAGTTGTCATGGACAATGGTACCGGTTTAACCAAATTAGGGTTTGCCGGTAATGATTCACCATCTTGGGTTTTCCCTACAGCAATTGCTACCTCCAGTGGTAATGGCAACAGTGGGTCTacaatgttaaaaaaaacctcTGTGATGGATAATGAAGGCGCGGTTTCCAATAATGGACCACAAAGCATAAAGGCTTATTTAACTCCAAATTCTACATCCGCTACGAGCTTTAATAACCTAAGTTCCAACGCTTTACTATCCAATAATTTGGCTGGGAAAAGAGGCACAGAAGATTTAGATTTTTACATTGGTAACGAAGCCTTGATAGCATCACAAGGCGCAGGATATTCGTTAAGTTACCCAATTAGACATGGTCAAGTGGACAATTGGGATCATATGGAAAGATTTTGGGAAAactctatttttaaatatctAAGAACTGAACCTGAAGATCATTGCTTTTTATTAACTGAGCCACCTTTAAATCCACCTGAAAATAGGGAGCAAGTTgcagaaattttttttgaaagttttaattGTGCTGGTCTGTATATTGCTGTTCAGGCAGTTTTAGCCCTAGCTGCTTCTTGGACGTCTCCCAAAGTTACTGATAGGTCATTGACGGGTACTGTTATTGATTCTGGTGACGGCGTCACACACGTCATTCCAGTGGCTGAGGGTTATGTTATTGGTTCTGCCATTAAGAATATTCCGATTGCTGGTAGGGATATCACATTGTTTATCCAACAGTTATTAAGAGAGCGTGGGGAAGCCGATACTTCGTTGAAAACAGCTGAAAGAATTAAGCAAGAATATTGTTATGTTTGTCCAGATATTGTTAAAgaatttaacaaatttgACAGGGATTCCAGCAAATTTGCtcaatttgttgttgaaaaccaagaaaaaacacagaaaaagataatCGATGTTGGTTATGAAAGATTTTTGGCTCCtgaaattttctttaatccTGAAATCGCATCATCTGACTTTTTGATTCCATTACCTAACCTAGTTGATCAAACAATACAAGCTTGTCCAATCGATGTTCGGAAGGGGTTGTATCGTAATATTGTTTTAAGTGGTGGCTCAACAATGTTTAAAGATTATGGTCGTCGTTTGCAAAGGGATTTAAAAAGTTTGGTTAATGCTAGAATTCAACAAAGCGAACTTTTAAGTGGGACTAAATCCACCGGTGTAGATGTGGAAGTTATTTCTCATAGAAGACAAAGAAATGCTGTATGGTTTGGCGGGTCTTTATTGGCACAAACTGCAGAGTTTAAGAGTCATTGTCATactaaaaaagattatgaTGAATATGGCCCAGCCATTGTCAGGAACTttagtttatttaatatggtttga